The following coding sequences are from one Capsicum annuum cultivar UCD-10X-F1 chromosome 3, UCD10Xv1.1, whole genome shotgun sequence window:
- the LOC107861761 gene encoding uncharacterized protein At1g51745 isoform X3, with protein sequence MFLTVVLAQWHQGQKSFGARLSSIPIAESSFKCSWKINASSSDSKFLDWYNLEKSKRVKAFRCGEYDECIKKAKAAAANSSRKAVKYARREDAIIHALEIESARLGKDHPDFFSRIDKEDGEHHTMEGSHTSSNPLEDGKELNEELTSSGNNSNSAQELSQSGVSFEAPNLIIASEEQPVCEARRRTPNDSEDDGTEGSKRMKGLDDLGMGVVPSLKRKRSQVAHVHDFLKRKNRRRPLTKVLESTAMVSVPIMCEQLPSPTGSTLAGVSESKVFGLQSNESGKSFPTVLNNDTDSISVTHGNGKPLDAFGHTHDPSLVEHKQKEIEISSILGLSENSSSDRLFDVPLVAEEKQSAGSLSPIVSCTSQKAQGGVGAQSSQGSQGSQAEAMSFGSEELNDSGSTSSGSDDYQCFSQRMEKGTSKWQLKRKRNSRHTRKIKKKDFGKYRDLKDDVNVYLAAIDHDSFPLSPGRKVASYRLKSRPVTENQMDELRGWSRNVSLREAHMKGPTADQIIPQRLLPYRQSRFTVNPKYESSDFFLRHHIADSSLYDVNLEVKTSYRPQHVPYISLMSKLTGQPIIGHPLTVEVLDDGFCDKLLVSGSDCYSSSYDLDEDRGENSSAFQGADIVYESKPTSAGKITSKHRMVQPRSSPTKSPRTRKNGLFSKKIRKLSSLTGSHQQNRMKIPVVEKLKGPALACVPLKIVFSRINEALNNSIRPAHRSLVPRIG encoded by the exons ATGTTCCTAACTGTGGTTCTTGCTCAGTGGCATCAAGGACAGAAGTCATTTGGAGCGCGTTTATCATCTATTCCTATTGCAGAGTCCAGTTTTAAATGTTCCTGGAAAATTAATGCCAGTTCAAGTGACTCAAAGTTCTT GGACTGGTACAATCTTGAAAAATCTAAGCGGGTGAAAGCCTTCCGCTGTGGGGAATATGATGAATGTATTAAGAAAGCTAAGGCTGCTGCTGCTAATTCTTCAAGAAAGGCTGTCAAATATGCTCGAAGAGAGGATGCCATTATTCATGCTCTAGAGATTGAAAGTGCTCGTCTCGGGAAAGACCATCCAGATTTTTTCTCGAGAATAGATAAAGAAGATGGAGAGCATCATACCATGGAAGGATCACATACTTCATCTAATCCTCTTGAAGATGGTAAAGAGTTAAACGAGGAACTGACTAGTTCTGGAAATAATTCAAATTCTGCACAAGAATTGTCTCAATCTGGTGTATCATTTGAGGCGCCAAATCTTATAATTGCATCTGAGGAGCAACCTGTATGTGAGGCACGGAGGAGAACCCCAAACGACTCCGAGGATGATGGAACTGAGGGAAGTAAACGCATGAAAGGGCTTGATGACCTAGGGATGGGTGTAGTGCCATCTCTGAAAAGGAAGAGATCTCAGGTGGCACATGTTCATGATTTTTTAAAGAGGAAGAATCGTCGCCGTCCCTTGACAAAGGTTTTAGAGAGTACAGCAATGGTGTCTGTTCCTATCATGTGTGAACAACTTCCTAGTCCAACTGGCTCTACTCTTGCAGGGGTATCTGAAAGTAAAGTTTTTGGGTTACAATCTAACGAGTCTGGGAAAAGTTTTCCTACAGTACTAAATAACGACACAGATAGTATCTCAGTTACACATGGAAATGGGAAACCATTGGATGCATTTGGCCACACTCATGATCCTTCCCTTGTTGAGCACAAACAGAAAGAGATTGAAATTTCCAGTATTTTGGGGTTGTCTGAGAATAGTTCTTCTGACAGATTGTTTGATGTGCCCTTAGTTGCAGAAGAGAAACAATCTGCAGGTA GCTTGTCTCCTATAGTGTCTTGCACGTCTCAGAAAGCTCAAGGTGGTGTTGGGGCACAGTCTAGCCAGGGTAGCCAGGGCAGCCAAGCTGAGGCTATGTCTTTTGGGAGTGAGGAGCTTAATGACTCAGGCTCCACTAGTTCTGGTAGTGACGATTACCAATGTTTCAGCCAGAGGATGGAGAAAGGAACTTCAAAGTGGCAGTTGAAAAGAAAGAGGAATTCGAGGCACACACGTAAGATTAAAAAGAAAGATTTTGGAAAATACAGGGACTTGAAAGATGACGTAAATGTATATTTGGCTGCTATAGATCATGATTCATTCCCTCTTTCTCCAGGTCGGAAAGTTGCCAGCTATCGTTTAAAGTCAAGACCAGTTACAGAAAATCAAATGGATGAGTTGCGAGGTTGGAGCAGGAATGTTTCTCTCAGAGAAGCTCATATGAAGGGGCCAACAGCAGACCAGATTATTCCCCAGAGGTTGCTACCCTATCGGCAATCTCGATTTACAGTTAACCCCAAATATGAGTCATCAGATTTCTTTCTTAGGCACCACATTGCTGATTCTTCGCTGTATGATGTTAATCTTGAGGTCAAAACCAGCTATCGTCCACAGCATGTTCCATATATCTCTCTAATGAGCAAATTGACTGGTCAGCCTATCATAGGTCACCCCCTCACAGTTGAAGTTTTGGATGATGGCTTTTGTGATAAACTGCTAGTCAGTGGTTCTGATTGCTATAGCAGTAGCTATGACTTAGATGAGGATCGTGGTGAGAACAGCTCAGCTTTTCAAGGTGCGGATATTGTCTATGAATCCAAGCCGACTTCTGCAGGCAAGATCACTTCTAAGCATCGCATGGTGCAACCTCGTAGTTCACCAACAAAGTCACCCAGGACACGGAAAAATGGCCTGTTTTCAAAGAAGATTAGAAAATTGTCTTCCTTAACTGGTTCTCACCAGCAAAATAGAATGAAGATACCTGTGGTGGAGAAGCTTAAAGGACCTGCGCTAGCTTGTGTCCCCCTGAAAATAGTGTTCAGTAGGATAAATGAAGCATTAAATAACTCAATACGACCTGCCCACCGTTCTCTTGTACCTAGAATTGGTTGA
- the LOC107861761 gene encoding uncharacterized protein At1g51745 isoform X6, producing the protein MFLTVVLAQWHQGQKSFGARLSSIPIAESSFKCSWKINASSSDSKFLDWYNLEKSKRVKAFRCGEYDECIKKAKAAAANSSRKAVKYARREDAIIHALEIESARLGKDHPDFFSRIDKEDGEHHTMEGSHTSSNPLEDGKELNEELTSSGNNSNSAQELSQSGVSFEAPNLIIASEEQPVCEARRRTPNDSEDDGTEGSKRMKGLDDLGMGVVPSLKRKRSQVAHVHDFLKRKNRRRPLTKVLESTAMVSVPIMCEQLPSPTGSTLAGVSESKVFGLQSNESGKSFPTVLNNDTDSISVTHGNGKPLDAFGHTHDPSLVEHKQKEIEISSILGLSENSSSDRLFDVPLVAEEKQSAGLSPIVSCTSQKAQGGVGAQSSQGSQGSQAEAMSFGSEELNDSGSTSSGSDDYQCFSQRMEKGTSKWQLKRKRNSRHTRRKVASYRLKSRPVTENQMDELRGWSRNVSLREAHMKGPTADQIIPQRLLPYRQSRFTVNPKYESSDFFLRHHIADSSLYDVNLEVKTSYRPQHVPYISLMSKLTGQPIIGHPLTVEVLDDGFCDKLLVSGSDCYSSSYDLDEDRGENSSAFQGADIVYESKPTSAGKITSKHRMVQPRSSPTKSPRTRKNGLFSKKIRKLSSLTGSHQQNRMKIPVVEKLKGPALACVPLKIVFSRINEALNNSIRPAHRSLVPRIG; encoded by the exons ATGTTCCTAACTGTGGTTCTTGCTCAGTGGCATCAAGGACAGAAGTCATTTGGAGCGCGTTTATCATCTATTCCTATTGCAGAGTCCAGTTTTAAATGTTCCTGGAAAATTAATGCCAGTTCAAGTGACTCAAAGTTCTT GGACTGGTACAATCTTGAAAAATCTAAGCGGGTGAAAGCCTTCCGCTGTGGGGAATATGATGAATGTATTAAGAAAGCTAAGGCTGCTGCTGCTAATTCTTCAAGAAAGGCTGTCAAATATGCTCGAAGAGAGGATGCCATTATTCATGCTCTAGAGATTGAAAGTGCTCGTCTCGGGAAAGACCATCCAGATTTTTTCTCGAGAATAGATAAAGAAGATGGAGAGCATCATACCATGGAAGGATCACATACTTCATCTAATCCTCTTGAAGATGGTAAAGAGTTAAACGAGGAACTGACTAGTTCTGGAAATAATTCAAATTCTGCACAAGAATTGTCTCAATCTGGTGTATCATTTGAGGCGCCAAATCTTATAATTGCATCTGAGGAGCAACCTGTATGTGAGGCACGGAGGAGAACCCCAAACGACTCCGAGGATGATGGAACTGAGGGAAGTAAACGCATGAAAGGGCTTGATGACCTAGGGATGGGTGTAGTGCCATCTCTGAAAAGGAAGAGATCTCAGGTGGCACATGTTCATGATTTTTTAAAGAGGAAGAATCGTCGCCGTCCCTTGACAAAGGTTTTAGAGAGTACAGCAATGGTGTCTGTTCCTATCATGTGTGAACAACTTCCTAGTCCAACTGGCTCTACTCTTGCAGGGGTATCTGAAAGTAAAGTTTTTGGGTTACAATCTAACGAGTCTGGGAAAAGTTTTCCTACAGTACTAAATAACGACACAGATAGTATCTCAGTTACACATGGAAATGGGAAACCATTGGATGCATTTGGCCACACTCATGATCCTTCCCTTGTTGAGCACAAACAGAAAGAGATTGAAATTTCCAGTATTTTGGGGTTGTCTGAGAATAGTTCTTCTGACAGATTGTTTGATGTGCCCTTAGTTGCAGAAGAGAAACAATCTGCAG GCTTGTCTCCTATAGTGTCTTGCACGTCTCAGAAAGCTCAAGGTGGTGTTGGGGCACAGTCTAGCCAGGGTAGCCAGGGCAGCCAAGCTGAGGCTATGTCTTTTGGGAGTGAGGAGCTTAATGACTCAGGCTCCACTAGTTCTGGTAGTGACGATTACCAATGTTTCAGCCAGAGGATGGAGAAAGGAACTTCAAAGTGGCAGTTGAAAAGAAAGAGGAATTCGAGGCACACAC GTCGGAAAGTTGCCAGCTATCGTTTAAAGTCAAGACCAGTTACAGAAAATCAAATGGATGAGTTGCGAGGTTGGAGCAGGAATGTTTCTCTCAGAGAAGCTCATATGAAGGGGCCAACAGCAGACCAGATTATTCCCCAGAGGTTGCTACCCTATCGGCAATCTCGATTTACAGTTAACCCCAAATATGAGTCATCAGATTTCTTTCTTAGGCACCACATTGCTGATTCTTCGCTGTATGATGTTAATCTTGAGGTCAAAACCAGCTATCGTCCACAGCATGTTCCATATATCTCTCTAATGAGCAAATTGACTGGTCAGCCTATCATAGGTCACCCCCTCACAGTTGAAGTTTTGGATGATGGCTTTTGTGATAAACTGCTAGTCAGTGGTTCTGATTGCTATAGCAGTAGCTATGACTTAGATGAGGATCGTGGTGAGAACAGCTCAGCTTTTCAAGGTGCGGATATTGTCTATGAATCCAAGCCGACTTCTGCAGGCAAGATCACTTCTAAGCATCGCATGGTGCAACCTCGTAGTTCACCAACAAAGTCACCCAGGACACGGAAAAATGGCCTGTTTTCAAAGAAGATTAGAAAATTGTCTTCCTTAACTGGTTCTCACCAGCAAAATAGAATGAAGATACCTGTGGTGGAGAAGCTTAAAGGACCTGCGCTAGCTTGTGTCCCCCTGAAAATAGTGTTCAGTAGGATAAATGAAGCATTAAATAACTCAATACGACCTGCCCACCGTTCTCTTGTACCTAGAATTGGTTGA
- the LOC107861761 gene encoding uncharacterized protein At1g51745 isoform X7, whose protein sequence is MEGSHTSSNPLEDGKELNEELTSSGNNSNSAQELSQSGVSFEAPNLIIASEEQPVCEARRRTPNDSEDDGTEGSKRMKGLDDLGMGVVPSLKRKRSQVAHVHDFLKRKNRRRPLTKVLESTAMVSVPIMCEQLPSPTGSTLAGVSESKVFGLQSNESGKSFPTVLNNDTDSISVTHGNGKPLDAFGHTHDPSLVEHKQKEIEISSILGLSENSSSDRLFDVPLVAEEKQSAGSLSPIVSCTSQKAQGGVGAQSSQGSQGSQAEAMSFGSEELNDSGSTSSGSDDYQCFSQRMEKGTSKWQLKRKRNSRHTRKIKKKDFGKYRDLKDDVNVYLAAIDHDSFPLSPGRKVASYRLKSRPVTENQMDELRGWSRNVSLREAHMKGPTADQIIPQRLLPYRQSRFTVNPKYESSDFFLRHHIADSSLYDVNLEVKTSYRPQHVPYISLMSKLTGQPIIGHPLTVEVLDDGFCDKLLVSGSDCYSSSYDLDEDRGENSSAFQGADIVYESKPTSAGKITSKHRMVQPRSSPTKSPRTRKNGLFSKKIRKLSSLTGSHQQNRMKIPVVEKLKGPALACVPLKIVFSRINEALNNSIRPAHRSLVPRIG, encoded by the exons ATGGAAGGATCACATACTTCATCTAATCCTCTTGAAGATGGTAAAGAGTTAAACGAGGAACTGACTAGTTCTGGAAATAATTCAAATTCTGCACAAGAATTGTCTCAATCTGGTGTATCATTTGAGGCGCCAAATCTTATAATTGCATCTGAGGAGCAACCTGTATGTGAGGCACGGAGGAGAACCCCAAACGACTCCGAGGATGATGGAACTGAGGGAAGTAAACGCATGAAAGGGCTTGATGACCTAGGGATGGGTGTAGTGCCATCTCTGAAAAGGAAGAGATCTCAGGTGGCACATGTTCATGATTTTTTAAAGAGGAAGAATCGTCGCCGTCCCTTGACAAAGGTTTTAGAGAGTACAGCAATGGTGTCTGTTCCTATCATGTGTGAACAACTTCCTAGTCCAACTGGCTCTACTCTTGCAGGGGTATCTGAAAGTAAAGTTTTTGGGTTACAATCTAACGAGTCTGGGAAAAGTTTTCCTACAGTACTAAATAACGACACAGATAGTATCTCAGTTACACATGGAAATGGGAAACCATTGGATGCATTTGGCCACACTCATGATCCTTCCCTTGTTGAGCACAAACAGAAAGAGATTGAAATTTCCAGTATTTTGGGGTTGTCTGAGAATAGTTCTTCTGACAGATTGTTTGATGTGCCCTTAGTTGCAGAAGAGAAACAATCTGCAGGTA GCTTGTCTCCTATAGTGTCTTGCACGTCTCAGAAAGCTCAAGGTGGTGTTGGGGCACAGTCTAGCCAGGGTAGCCAGGGCAGCCAAGCTGAGGCTATGTCTTTTGGGAGTGAGGAGCTTAATGACTCAGGCTCCACTAGTTCTGGTAGTGACGATTACCAATGTTTCAGCCAGAGGATGGAGAAAGGAACTTCAAAGTGGCAGTTGAAAAGAAAGAGGAATTCGAGGCACACACGTAAGATTAAAAAGAAAGATTTTGGAAAATACAGGGACTTGAAAGATGACGTAAATGTATATTTGGCTGCTATAGATCATGATTCATTCCCTCTTTCTCCAGGTCGGAAAGTTGCCAGCTATCGTTTAAAGTCAAGACCAGTTACAGAAAATCAAATGGATGAGTTGCGAGGTTGGAGCAGGAATGTTTCTCTCAGAGAAGCTCATATGAAGGGGCCAACAGCAGACCAGATTATTCCCCAGAGGTTGCTACCCTATCGGCAATCTCGATTTACAGTTAACCCCAAATATGAGTCATCAGATTTCTTTCTTAGGCACCACATTGCTGATTCTTCGCTGTATGATGTTAATCTTGAGGTCAAAACCAGCTATCGTCCACAGCATGTTCCATATATCTCTCTAATGAGCAAATTGACTGGTCAGCCTATCATAGGTCACCCCCTCACAGTTGAAGTTTTGGATGATGGCTTTTGTGATAAACTGCTAGTCAGTGGTTCTGATTGCTATAGCAGTAGCTATGACTTAGATGAGGATCGTGGTGAGAACAGCTCAGCTTTTCAAGGTGCGGATATTGTCTATGAATCCAAGCCGACTTCTGCAGGCAAGATCACTTCTAAGCATCGCATGGTGCAACCTCGTAGTTCACCAACAAAGTCACCCAGGACACGGAAAAATGGCCTGTTTTCAAAGAAGATTAGAAAATTGTCTTCCTTAACTGGTTCTCACCAGCAAAATAGAATGAAGATACCTGTGGTGGAGAAGCTTAAAGGACCTGCGCTAGCTTGTGTCCCCCTGAAAATAGTGTTCAGTAGGATAAATGAAGCATTAAATAACTCAATACGACCTGCCCACCGTTCTCTTGTACCTAGAATTGGTTGA
- the LOC107861761 gene encoding uncharacterized protein At1g51745 isoform X5, whose translation MGSSGESIVKAIDASVGGLVWVRRRNGSWWPGRILGSDELPQSCSVSPRSGTPVKLLGREDASVDWYNLEKSKRVKAFRCGEYDECIKKAKAAAANSSRKAVKYARREDAIIHALEIESARLGKDHPDFFSRIDKEDGEHHTMEGSHTSSNPLEDGKELNEELTSSGNNSNSAQELSQSGVSFEAPNLIIASEEQPVCEARRRTPNDSEDDGTEGSKRMKGLDDLGMGVVPSLKRKRSQVAHVHDFLKRKNRRRPLTKVLESTAMVSVPIMCEQLPSPTGSTLAGVSESKVFGLQSNESGKSFPTVLNNDTDSISVTHGNGKPLDAFGHTHDPSLVEHKQKEIEISSILGLSENSSSDRLFDVPLVAEEKQSAGLSPIVSCTSQKAQGGVGAQSSQGSQGSQAEAMSFGSEELNDSGSTSSGSDDYQCFSQRMEKGTSKWQLKRKRNSRHTRRKVASYRLKSRPVTENQMDELRGWSRNVSLREAHMKGPTADQIIPQRLLPYRQSRFTVNPKYESSDFFLRHHIADSSLYDVNLEVKTSYRPQHVPYISLMSKLTGQPIIGHPLTVEVLDDGFCDKLLVSGSDCYSSSYDLDEDRGENSSAFQGADIVYESKPTSAGKITSKHRMVQPRSSPTKSPRTRKNGLFSKKIRKLSSLTGSHQQNRMKIPVVEKLKGPALACVPLKIVFSRINEALNNSIRPAHRSLVPRIG comes from the exons ATGGGGAGTTCTGGTGAGTCTATTGTGAAAGCCATTGATGCTTCGGTTGGGGGGTTGGTGTGGGTCCGTAGGCGTAACGGGTCGTGGTGGCCTGGTCGGATTTTGGGGTCTGATGAGTTACCTCAGAGTTGCTCTGTTTCACCAAGATCAGGGACTCCTGTTAAGCTCCTTGGAAGAGAGGATGCAAGTGT GGACTGGTACAATCTTGAAAAATCTAAGCGGGTGAAAGCCTTCCGCTGTGGGGAATATGATGAATGTATTAAGAAAGCTAAGGCTGCTGCTGCTAATTCTTCAAGAAAGGCTGTCAAATATGCTCGAAGAGAGGATGCCATTATTCATGCTCTAGAGATTGAAAGTGCTCGTCTCGGGAAAGACCATCCAGATTTTTTCTCGAGAATAGATAAAGAAGATGGAGAGCATCATACCATGGAAGGATCACATACTTCATCTAATCCTCTTGAAGATGGTAAAGAGTTAAACGAGGAACTGACTAGTTCTGGAAATAATTCAAATTCTGCACAAGAATTGTCTCAATCTGGTGTATCATTTGAGGCGCCAAATCTTATAATTGCATCTGAGGAGCAACCTGTATGTGAGGCACGGAGGAGAACCCCAAACGACTCCGAGGATGATGGAACTGAGGGAAGTAAACGCATGAAAGGGCTTGATGACCTAGGGATGGGTGTAGTGCCATCTCTGAAAAGGAAGAGATCTCAGGTGGCACATGTTCATGATTTTTTAAAGAGGAAGAATCGTCGCCGTCCCTTGACAAAGGTTTTAGAGAGTACAGCAATGGTGTCTGTTCCTATCATGTGTGAACAACTTCCTAGTCCAACTGGCTCTACTCTTGCAGGGGTATCTGAAAGTAAAGTTTTTGGGTTACAATCTAACGAGTCTGGGAAAAGTTTTCCTACAGTACTAAATAACGACACAGATAGTATCTCAGTTACACATGGAAATGGGAAACCATTGGATGCATTTGGCCACACTCATGATCCTTCCCTTGTTGAGCACAAACAGAAAGAGATTGAAATTTCCAGTATTTTGGGGTTGTCTGAGAATAGTTCTTCTGACAGATTGTTTGATGTGCCCTTAGTTGCAGAAGAGAAACAATCTGCAG GCTTGTCTCCTATAGTGTCTTGCACGTCTCAGAAAGCTCAAGGTGGTGTTGGGGCACAGTCTAGCCAGGGTAGCCAGGGCAGCCAAGCTGAGGCTATGTCTTTTGGGAGTGAGGAGCTTAATGACTCAGGCTCCACTAGTTCTGGTAGTGACGATTACCAATGTTTCAGCCAGAGGATGGAGAAAGGAACTTCAAAGTGGCAGTTGAAAAGAAAGAGGAATTCGAGGCACACAC GTCGGAAAGTTGCCAGCTATCGTTTAAAGTCAAGACCAGTTACAGAAAATCAAATGGATGAGTTGCGAGGTTGGAGCAGGAATGTTTCTCTCAGAGAAGCTCATATGAAGGGGCCAACAGCAGACCAGATTATTCCCCAGAGGTTGCTACCCTATCGGCAATCTCGATTTACAGTTAACCCCAAATATGAGTCATCAGATTTCTTTCTTAGGCACCACATTGCTGATTCTTCGCTGTATGATGTTAATCTTGAGGTCAAAACCAGCTATCGTCCACAGCATGTTCCATATATCTCTCTAATGAGCAAATTGACTGGTCAGCCTATCATAGGTCACCCCCTCACAGTTGAAGTTTTGGATGATGGCTTTTGTGATAAACTGCTAGTCAGTGGTTCTGATTGCTATAGCAGTAGCTATGACTTAGATGAGGATCGTGGTGAGAACAGCTCAGCTTTTCAAGGTGCGGATATTGTCTATGAATCCAAGCCGACTTCTGCAGGCAAGATCACTTCTAAGCATCGCATGGTGCAACCTCGTAGTTCACCAACAAAGTCACCCAGGACACGGAAAAATGGCCTGTTTTCAAAGAAGATTAGAAAATTGTCTTCCTTAACTGGTTCTCACCAGCAAAATAGAATGAAGATACCTGTGGTGGAGAAGCTTAAAGGACCTGCGCTAGCTTGTGTCCCCCTGAAAATAGTGTTCAGTAGGATAAATGAAGCATTAAATAACTCAATACGACCTGCCCACCGTTCTCTTGTACCTAGAATTGGTTGA
- the LOC107861761 gene encoding uncharacterized protein At1g51745 isoform X2, with protein sequence MGSSGESIVKAIDASVGGLVWVRRRNGSWWPGRILGSDELPQSCSVSPRSGTPVKLLGREDASVDWYNLEKSKRVKAFRCGEYDECIKKAKAAAANSSRKAVKYARREDAIIHALEIESARLGKDHPDFFSRIDKEDGEHHTMEGSHTSSNPLEDGKELNEELTSSGNNSNSAQELSQSGVSFEAPNLIIASEEQPVCEARRRTPNDSEDDGTEGSKRMKGLDDLGMGVVPSLKRKRSQVAHVHDFLKRKNRRRPLTKVLESTAMVSVPIMCEQLPSPTGSTLAGVSESKVFGLQSNESGKSFPTVLNNDTDSISVTHGNGKPLDAFGHTHDPSLVEHKQKEIEISSILGLSENSSSDRLFDVPLVAEEKQSAGLSPIVSCTSQKAQGGVGAQSSQGSQGSQAEAMSFGSEELNDSGSTSSGSDDYQCFSQRMEKGTSKWQLKRKRNSRHTRKIKKKDFGKYRDLKDDVNVYLAAIDHDSFPLSPGRKVASYRLKSRPVTENQMDELRGWSRNVSLREAHMKGPTADQIIPQRLLPYRQSRFTVNPKYESSDFFLRHHIADSSLYDVNLEVKTSYRPQHVPYISLMSKLTGQPIIGHPLTVEVLDDGFCDKLLVSGSDCYSSSYDLDEDRGENSSAFQGADIVYESKPTSAGKITSKHRMVQPRSSPTKSPRTRKNGLFSKKIRKLSSLTGSHQQNRMKIPVVEKLKGPALACVPLKIVFSRINEALNNSIRPAHRSLVPRIG encoded by the exons ATGGGGAGTTCTGGTGAGTCTATTGTGAAAGCCATTGATGCTTCGGTTGGGGGGTTGGTGTGGGTCCGTAGGCGTAACGGGTCGTGGTGGCCTGGTCGGATTTTGGGGTCTGATGAGTTACCTCAGAGTTGCTCTGTTTCACCAAGATCAGGGACTCCTGTTAAGCTCCTTGGAAGAGAGGATGCAAGTGT GGACTGGTACAATCTTGAAAAATCTAAGCGGGTGAAAGCCTTCCGCTGTGGGGAATATGATGAATGTATTAAGAAAGCTAAGGCTGCTGCTGCTAATTCTTCAAGAAAGGCTGTCAAATATGCTCGAAGAGAGGATGCCATTATTCATGCTCTAGAGATTGAAAGTGCTCGTCTCGGGAAAGACCATCCAGATTTTTTCTCGAGAATAGATAAAGAAGATGGAGAGCATCATACCATGGAAGGATCACATACTTCATCTAATCCTCTTGAAGATGGTAAAGAGTTAAACGAGGAACTGACTAGTTCTGGAAATAATTCAAATTCTGCACAAGAATTGTCTCAATCTGGTGTATCATTTGAGGCGCCAAATCTTATAATTGCATCTGAGGAGCAACCTGTATGTGAGGCACGGAGGAGAACCCCAAACGACTCCGAGGATGATGGAACTGAGGGAAGTAAACGCATGAAAGGGCTTGATGACCTAGGGATGGGTGTAGTGCCATCTCTGAAAAGGAAGAGATCTCAGGTGGCACATGTTCATGATTTTTTAAAGAGGAAGAATCGTCGCCGTCCCTTGACAAAGGTTTTAGAGAGTACAGCAATGGTGTCTGTTCCTATCATGTGTGAACAACTTCCTAGTCCAACTGGCTCTACTCTTGCAGGGGTATCTGAAAGTAAAGTTTTTGGGTTACAATCTAACGAGTCTGGGAAAAGTTTTCCTACAGTACTAAATAACGACACAGATAGTATCTCAGTTACACATGGAAATGGGAAACCATTGGATGCATTTGGCCACACTCATGATCCTTCCCTTGTTGAGCACAAACAGAAAGAGATTGAAATTTCCAGTATTTTGGGGTTGTCTGAGAATAGTTCTTCTGACAGATTGTTTGATGTGCCCTTAGTTGCAGAAGAGAAACAATCTGCAG GCTTGTCTCCTATAGTGTCTTGCACGTCTCAGAAAGCTCAAGGTGGTGTTGGGGCACAGTCTAGCCAGGGTAGCCAGGGCAGCCAAGCTGAGGCTATGTCTTTTGGGAGTGAGGAGCTTAATGACTCAGGCTCCACTAGTTCTGGTAGTGACGATTACCAATGTTTCAGCCAGAGGATGGAGAAAGGAACTTCAAAGTGGCAGTTGAAAAGAAAGAGGAATTCGAGGCACACACGTAAGATTAAAAAGAAAGATTTTGGAAAATACAGGGACTTGAAAGATGACGTAAATGTATATTTGGCTGCTATAGATCATGATTCATTCCCTCTTTCTCCAGGTCGGAAAGTTGCCAGCTATCGTTTAAAGTCAAGACCAGTTACAGAAAATCAAATGGATGAGTTGCGAGGTTGGAGCAGGAATGTTTCTCTCAGAGAAGCTCATATGAAGGGGCCAACAGCAGACCAGATTATTCCCCAGAGGTTGCTACCCTATCGGCAATCTCGATTTACAGTTAACCCCAAATATGAGTCATCAGATTTCTTTCTTAGGCACCACATTGCTGATTCTTCGCTGTATGATGTTAATCTTGAGGTCAAAACCAGCTATCGTCCACAGCATGTTCCATATATCTCTCTAATGAGCAAATTGACTGGTCAGCCTATCATAGGTCACCCCCTCACAGTTGAAGTTTTGGATGATGGCTTTTGTGATAAACTGCTAGTCAGTGGTTCTGATTGCTATAGCAGTAGCTATGACTTAGATGAGGATCGTGGTGAGAACAGCTCAGCTTTTCAAGGTGCGGATATTGTCTATGAATCCAAGCCGACTTCTGCAGGCAAGATCACTTCTAAGCATCGCATGGTGCAACCTCGTAGTTCACCAACAAAGTCACCCAGGACACGGAAAAATGGCCTGTTTTCAAAGAAGATTAGAAAATTGTCTTCCTTAACTGGTTCTCACCAGCAAAATAGAATGAAGATACCTGTGGTGGAGAAGCTTAAAGGACCTGCGCTAGCTTGTGTCCCCCTGAAAATAGTGTTCAGTAGGATAAATGAAGCATTAAATAACTCAATACGACCTGCCCACCGTTCTCTTGTACCTAGAATTGGTTGA